Genomic DNA from Xiphophorus couchianus chromosome 12, X_couchianus-1.0, whole genome shotgun sequence:
GCCGCTGTAGATGTTTGTCTCTGACTGATGAAGGTTGAACTGAAGCTGCAGAGCAGGCCCAGCTTTTTAAACCAAACACTGAAGTAAATGCAAAGCAGCTTCTTCCATGCAGAGCTTCGTTAGTCCTGGTCCTTGTTTTCTACCTTctggaggattttattttgtcttttctctttctcactctGTAGTTTGTTTGCAGAACAAATCTCTCCGGCTGTGATTTATCTGCCTCTGCGGCTTCCTGCTTATTCCCAGGTGAGGCTACCTGACTTAATGGCtgccagaaataaaaaactcGTCATTTGGAAGCAGCTTGAGGAggatttgtgatttttttctcttctgttttcaaTCACATGTGAAGCTCTAGAACCTGGTTGAGCTGATTTTCACTTTACTGACACGTTTCTCTACCAGCAGAAAGGAGATTCTGTTCAATTAGTGACCAAATTAAAACCAATGACAGTTTATATATAACAAGATTCCTGTGGATTAGAACAAATTCACTAACAGGCTTTGGAAGCTTCTCATGTCTGATGGATACGATAAGTGAGACATAAACTGAGATATTCTATAAAGGAATATATCTGCATATATTGAGTGTGTTTAGCTATGATGTCAGATAAAGTACAAAGTTATGTCATTTAACATTCGGTTAGACTtcgaattaaaaaaattatacattatgTTAGCATGTGAAATCCAACCTGTGTACTTTAAATCTCGGATCATTTTctgcgttttcattacaaatgtgtacaaaactttgtctatattctgctaatgttgaaaaacacaattttgcaagtGCAGTGTCGCCATTAAAtgagaaactaaattaaaatcacatgtgaataagcttgttcatgcAGAAAGTTATTATAAATCAAAGCAGCGACGGATGTAAACAGCTAcaggaaaatcaaaaaatgtgagttttaggaaatttatttttgtaatttaaatttgtgtaattttatgtttaatggaaacgcagctataTGAGCACAAACTGAGGGATAAATCAGAcgtaaactttacatttatctGTGTGAATGATAAATTTTATCAGTCAGAAATATGACAGGATTCCCTTTTGCTAAGTTTCTGTGTGTGGAAACACTGGAAGGAGGAACTGCAGAGCGCTCTCACCTTGGACGCCCTTGGATCTGCAGGAAACAAGCAGCAGCTCATCAAATATTTACGTCTAATTCAGGATCAGATGAGTCTTTGCTGCTTCAGTCCCGGCTGCAGGAGACACGCTGAAGCTCCAGGTCCAGAGGCGCTCACCTCAGAAACCAACAAACATTTACTGTCCAACCTTCAGCTCAGATCCAACATTTATAAACCAAATATGTTTATATGGCCAACATTTATATACtaaaacagaaatctgcttatggaaaattgtgttttttcttttaataagcaCATGGATGGGAAAACCTTATGTATGAGAAATGCACATTaattctttcactttttgtcaaaacgttttgcttttgctggatatttttatttttcaacactGTGGTTTTCTATTATTTACACTGTGTTGCATATCGTATATTATATCTCATCATATCCCATTGAGTCTTGTCAtgttagattagattagattatattatgttatatgcTATGATTTGTTGTAATGATTGTTATAGTGGCCTAATAGTAACCATTTCTCAGCAACCTGCTGAGACAacagcccacagcatcactccTCCActcttttctttaaagaagCAGATAAATATAAATCCAGATTGATTCCTCTAACAGTCACTGTGTAGAAACAGGAAGCTGCATCAGGAAATCTATTGAACCATCAGTGGCAGAACCTGCTGAtggatttatgtgtttttataaatctgtAACGTTTCAAGTGGAGGATTAACCAAATTAAACACTCAAAAAGACTTCAGAGTTGACCTGTTGACCTATTGACCTGCTGACCTGCTACAGATCAGATCAGCtgggaaagaaaagcaaagcagagaCTGTCAGAGCAGCTGTAGCATAAAGTCAACCAGATGTTCACTGGATGCTCCAGATGTTCCAGACAGTCACTGGTTTGCTGGTTTAGtgttcagtaaaatgtttttctgcttttcagaagcaaaaaataaagtaataaaaaaagaaaataatttgagaaGTTAAACCAAGACGAGCTTTATCTCTAAATCTAGGaccatgacctctgaccttttaATCAACTTCATTCCCAGTTCAGAAGGTAAATATCTTATTGACTGTATGAGGCTCAGGATCCTTGtgggatcagaaccagcagagcagagcaggtaataatgacagaaaactgaaatacagAACATGAGAAAGTCCTAAAAACCAAGACAGAAAACCAAGATGACCAAACCCAGAGTACAAATCATCATTTCATCAGATGTTTATGACACAtggctgtaataaacaggaagtggaggctGAAAATTATCTTCTAGGAAAATGGAGGAAGGTTTTCAGGAATGTGATGCAATGGGTTGTTATTGTTCTGTCACATAATCTACTGGTGATGTCACCTTCTGTcctcacaaacagaaacagttcaTCAGTCCGGTGAGTCAAATCTTCACTACATCAGAACTTATTCAGCAAATATGTTTCATTCTCCACTTCAGCACTTTAACTCATTTctggaagaaacaaaaaccacCTCAGCATAAaaccttatttttttattgagaaagTTCCTTcaattttacagtttaatattttgtgaataaattgtgtattgaggaaataaaaaaatcatcataTTAATGAGCCAAAAACAATCATTAAGAAACGGAATATGAATATTTCTTATATCTAGTTTTTCCCCTAACAtgaattattacaattaaaaacaacGGCAACAAGAAAACCCAGTTAAGAATCTGAGCTCTTTATGTTCTTTCTGAAATTCAGTAAatagtttttacaaaacagagttagaaaaagaaaatgttaaaataatagaatgtgaaaaaaattccaATGGTGGTGAGAAAGATAATTGAATGAAGATTAATGATAAAATACAcagcctggccaaaaaaaagtcaccacctggatttaactaagcaaataggttcaagcctcctattggataagtactgcataggcgattatctttcagctggcaacaagttatttaaccccagctgatgcaatgagtaactcctcatttcttaaacaaccatggcaaaagacacatcctgtggtcgtggaaaagacgttagtctgtttaagaagggtcaaatcattggcatgcatcaagcagagaaaacatctaaggagattgcagaaactactagaattgggttaagaactgtccaacgcatcattaaaaactggaaggatggtgggaaaccatcgtcttccaggaagaaatgtggtcggaaaaaaatcctgaatgatcatgatcggcgattacttaaacgtttggtcaaatcaaatcgaagaaaaacaacagcagaactcaggagtttTTGTGAACACAAAAgtatttccacacgcacaatgcgaagggaactcaaggggttgggattgaacagctgtgtagccgtaagaaaacctctaatcagtaaggctaaccagaaaaaaaggcttcagtttcctagggagcataaagattggactctggaggaatggaagagggtcatgtggtctgatgagtccagatttaccctgttccagagtgatgggcgcatcagggtaagaagagaggcaggtgaagtgatgcacccatcatgcccagtgcctactgtacaagcctgtgggggcagtgctatgatctggggttgctgcagttggtcaggtcaaggttcagcaacattgtggcccaaagaatgaggtcagctgactacctgaatatactgaatgaccaggttattccatcaatggattttgtcttcccaaatggaacgggcatattccaagatgacaatgccaggattcatcgggctcacattgtgaaagagtggttcagggagcatgagacatctttttcacacatggattggccaccacagagtccagaccttaaccccattgagaatctttgggatgtgctggagaaggctgtgcgcagtggtcagactctcccatcatcaatacaagatcttggtgaaagattaatgcaacactggatggaaataaatcttgtgacactgcagaagcttattgaaacaatgccacagcgaatgcgggctgtaatcaaagctaaaggcgggccaacaaaatattagagagtgtgaccattttttggtggtgacttgttttttggccaggcagtgtatattgtccagtttgaaaaacattttccctaatattttctacatttttccctGTAACTgagatcaaaacattttttttatacaaacttCACAAAATTAACAGCAGATACATTCAGTGGTGTTTTAATTTCGAATATAGTTTCTTAGTAGCACATTTAGATTCTTATTGtcaaaaaagtttcaaaatctTCAATAATCAAAGatgtttattaataatttcaTAAGAATATTGTTCAGATTGCAGATAGAAACTGAactaaaagtgtaaaatattttagtaaaaaaacacaactttgatctttaaacagaaaaatcaggTTGACAGATTTTGATCTCAGATGTTTTGGCATCAGCAGCTTTTCCAACACTAAAATAAGCAAAGAGTTTCTCAGTGAAAGTGTCTCTGTAAGTGTAGATGAGACTCTTGTCTTCAGAGTCGTAGAAGGAAACCTCCCCTCTGTCATAGTCCAGCTGGACTCTGATCCTCTGGAGACTTTTATCCAGTGTGACAGTTTTACCAGCACCATTAGTGTATTTTCCATCACCATGCAGCAAACACCAGATTCCATATTCTGGTGAAGCATATCTCTCTCCCTTCCTGTCAACAGACTCTCTAACCAAACCCACTCTCCAGTCAGGATGATCTCCCACCTTCACCTCCCAGCTGTGTTTCCCTGAGCTGAAGCCCTCAGAACCAAACACCCATGTATACTTCGTGTTTCTCTCTGGATTATCAGGAAGCTTCTGCCATGTGTCTCCATTTCTCACCCTGGTCAGATCATCAGACAAGTAGAGACATCTACCTGCAGTGTTTGGGTCCAGAATGATGGGActgctgcgacagactggcgacctgtccagggtgtaccccgcctctcgcccggaacgtagctggagataggcgccagcaaccctcccgaccccattagggacaagggtgaacagaaaatggatggatggatggatgatgggaCTGAACTTCACCTTGCCCTTCATCTTCTCCCAGACTCTGAAGGACAGGTTGCCCAGGTGTTTGGCCACATCTATCAGAGCTCCTGAGAACAGCTGTGGATCTGgcagtgacctctgacctctggctcTTCTCTGAGTGGCTTTATAACTGCTGAGGAACGACAGGTTGTCTTTCTGCAGCTCTTCTTCAACAGCAGAGATACTGTCTGACAGAGAGGAGATCTGCTCCTCAATCCTCTTCATCTCTCTGCTGAtagtcttcttcttctgctcctcttcctccctcagaGCTGCCAGTCTggactcctcttcctctctcaggAACTGGTGGAGCTTGTTGAACTCTGCTCTGATCTGTCTCTCTG
This window encodes:
- the LOC114154815 gene encoding tripartite motif-containing protein 35-like — protein: MAERALIERYLSCHVCSETFRDPVSLSCNHSFCSSCLEKFWEQTGNKNCPICKRRSSKDDLPINFSLKELAESFTERQKSGSSETETGEKQLMVVCSKHQEDPKLFCEDEQRAVCPVCDFSLHQSHKVVPLEQAVRDLKEQLKSDLESLQDKRNKHKEVEKTYDDVIQHSKKQLSSTERQIRAEFNKLHQFLREEEESRLAALREEEEQKKKTISREMKRIEEQISSLSDSISAVEEELQKDNLSFLSSYKATQRRARGQRSLPDPQLFSGALIDVAKHLGNLSFRVWEKMKGKVKFICRSSPIILDPNTAGRCLYLSDDLTRVRNGDTWQKLPDNPERNTKYTWVFGSEGFSSGKHSWEVKVGDHPDWRVGLVRESVDRKGERYASPEYGIWCLLHGDGKYTNGAGKTVTLDKSLQRIRVQLDYDRGEVSFYDSEDKSLIYTYRDTFTEKLFAYFSVGKAADAKTSEIKICQPDFSV